One window of Agromyces rhizosphaerae genomic DNA carries:
- a CDS encoding GntR family transcriptional regulator produces the protein MTIEPQVRSVAGANASAVDLVTAEVRRAVLTGALAPGENFSIRDLADQLGVSHIPIREALRRLESQGLIILRQARSASVAPLSSADLAAIYRLRYVVELPLAGASAGKRGPDEVARLEALLERTRNPEPEIAWQAHYDFHEALVHPAANEWDDRILHTIWMAAERYTHLVFDPTPITEAERARRYETHKVLLDAALADDPKSMERLLREHLAANEEKIRTHIDALEQR, from the coding sequence ATGACGATCGAACCGCAGGTCCGCTCCGTTGCGGGGGCGAATGCCTCCGCGGTCGACCTCGTGACCGCGGAGGTGCGGCGGGCCGTACTCACCGGCGCGCTGGCGCCGGGGGAGAACTTCTCGATCCGCGATCTCGCAGACCAGCTCGGAGTGAGTCACATCCCGATCCGAGAGGCGCTGCGGCGGCTCGAGTCGCAGGGGCTGATCATCCTCCGGCAGGCCCGCAGCGCGAGCGTCGCGCCGCTCAGCAGCGCAGACCTCGCGGCGATCTATCGACTTCGCTACGTGGTGGAGCTCCCGCTCGCAGGGGCATCCGCCGGCAAGCGGGGACCCGACGAGGTCGCTCGGCTCGAGGCGCTGCTGGAGCGCACCCGCAACCCGGAGCCCGAGATCGCCTGGCAGGCGCACTACGACTTCCACGAGGCCCTCGTGCACCCAGCGGCCAACGAGTGGGACGACCGCATCCTGCACACCATCTGGATGGCGGCAGAGCGGTACACCCACCTGGTGTTCGACCCGACGCCGATCACTGAGGCGGAGCGCGCTCGGCGCTACGAGACCCACAAGGTCCTCCTCGACGCCGCGCTGGCCGATGACCCGAAGTCGATGGAACGACTGCTCCGCGAGCACCTCGCCGCGAACGAGGAGAAGATCCGCACGCACATCGACGCGCTCGAGCAACGCTGA
- a CDS encoding NmrA family NAD(P)-binding protein, with the protein MSVLILGATGNVGRHVVTELVAAGRPPRVLARDVQRAREVLGDDPEIVPGDMTDPGALLASMHGIETVFLLSPHAFDMADTQLRVIRELRRTGARIVKVSGTSSAITPDGPHACRQHWEVERVLQESGQPFVILRPNSFLQVLVGRLMLPVLAATGKLMNPLGAAGISLIDARDVGAVAARVLLARDWDGRTLSLTGPRAVTYAEIADLVAERRGEPVDVVEVTPAQVRASLVERGTPEWEADHFAEMYELFRAGESEFVTDTVEDVTGRPARSVEAFLDEVLEPAGVRA; encoded by the coding sequence ATGTCTGTACTCATCCTGGGCGCCACGGGGAACGTCGGCCGTCACGTCGTCACCGAACTCGTGGCCGCCGGCCGGCCCCCGAGGGTCCTTGCGCGCGATGTGCAGCGTGCTCGCGAGGTCCTCGGCGACGACCCCGAGATCGTCCCCGGAGACATGACCGACCCGGGAGCGTTGCTCGCGTCGATGCACGGGATCGAAACGGTCTTCCTCCTTTCACCGCACGCGTTCGACATGGCCGACACGCAGCTGCGCGTCATCCGGGAACTGCGTCGGACGGGTGCACGCATCGTCAAGGTCTCGGGGACCAGTTCGGCGATCACGCCGGACGGCCCGCACGCGTGCCGCCAGCACTGGGAGGTGGAGCGGGTGCTGCAGGAGAGCGGCCAGCCCTTCGTGATCCTGCGGCCGAACTCCTTCCTCCAGGTGCTCGTCGGGCGACTCATGCTCCCGGTGCTCGCCGCGACGGGGAAGCTCATGAACCCCCTCGGGGCCGCAGGCATCAGCCTCATCGACGCGCGGGACGTCGGCGCCGTCGCGGCGCGCGTGCTGCTCGCCCGGGACTGGGACGGCCGCACGCTCTCACTCACCGGGCCGCGCGCCGTCACCTACGCGGAGATCGCCGATCTGGTCGCCGAACGCCGTGGCGAACCGGTCGACGTGGTGGAGGTCACCCCCGCCCAGGTGCGGGCATCGCTCGTCGAGCGCGGCACTCCGGAGTGGGAGGCCGACCACTTCGCGGAGATGTACGAGCTGTTCCGGGCCGGGGAGTCGGAGTTCGTCACCGACACGGTGGAGGACGTCACTGGCCGGCCCGCCCGCTCGGTCGAGGCGTTCCTCGACGAGGTACTCGAGCCGGCGGGGGTGCGCGCATGA
- a CDS encoding alpha/beta hydrolase, translated as MSTPFTHTHAGRAYSGRSNLEGLERAAGAPLVIALHGGTYTSEYFDIPGYSLLDRAADEGVPVIGLDRPNYVGSDPLETDDSIILANAELLGEAIGSIWEQYGDGAPGVVLLGHSIGGAVATAIAASKPSWPLLGLATSGCLVRVPQESRGAWESLPPIPMIDLPVPMKDQVMFGPAGTFGADMPAASHPSNTLVPKVELLDITGGWIERRAEMCAAVEVPVHHRQGEFDALWVTDEGEVDQYRAGFTSAPSVDIDLQRGSGHCIDFHSPGADFQRSQLEFAREVAKAAVA; from the coding sequence ATGTCCACTCCGTTCACCCACACCCACGCAGGACGCGCCTACAGCGGACGCTCGAACCTCGAGGGCCTCGAACGAGCGGCCGGGGCGCCGCTCGTCATCGCCCTGCACGGCGGCACCTACACCTCCGAGTACTTCGACATCCCGGGGTACTCGCTGCTCGATCGCGCGGCCGACGAGGGCGTGCCGGTCATCGGCCTGGACCGGCCGAACTACGTCGGGTCCGATCCGCTCGAGACCGACGACTCCATCATCCTCGCGAACGCCGAGCTCCTCGGCGAGGCGATCGGCTCGATCTGGGAGCAGTACGGCGACGGTGCGCCGGGCGTCGTGCTGCTCGGTCACTCGATCGGCGGCGCGGTCGCCACCGCGATCGCCGCATCGAAGCCATCCTGGCCGCTGCTCGGCCTGGCCACGTCCGGCTGCCTCGTCCGTGTGCCGCAGGAGTCGCGCGGCGCCTGGGAGTCGCTGCCCCCGATCCCGATGATCGACCTTCCGGTGCCGATGAAGGACCAGGTCATGTTCGGACCCGCGGGTACCTTCGGCGCGGACATGCCGGCCGCGAGCCACCCGTCGAACACGCTGGTGCCGAAGGTCGAGCTGCTCGACATCACCGGCGGCTGGATCGAGCGTCGCGCCGAGATGTGCGCCGCGGTCGAGGTGCCCGTGCACCACCGACAGGGTGAGTTCGACGCGCTCTGGGTGACCGACGAGGGCGAGGTCGACCAGTACCGAGCGGGCTTCACGTCCGCGCCGTCGGTCGACATCGATCTCCAGAGGGGTTCCGGGCACTGCATCGACTTCCACTCGCCGGGAGCCGACTTCCAGCGCAGCCAGCTCGAGTTCGCCCGCGAGGTCGCGAAGGCAGCGGTCGCCTGA
- a CDS encoding amidohydrolase family protein produces the protein MTTLLRGVRVFDGERFGDPADLAIVDGSIADAAQHGSGSEVAAGGGFLIPGLIDAHVHLAGPRTQELLAASGVTTALDMSSPPQLVASMRGRAGVADIRSAMLALTSPTSAHARRMSAMPGASETHVAGVADAADAVARRIAQGADYLKIVVDLPGFDRETVEALVDAAHRAGLRTVAHASRSDAVDLAERAGVDVLTHVPLDRAIDAAQAARLAESGRVVVPTLTMMRAIVERAAATGAPGPRYDPARASVRTLHAARVPVIAGTDANETPAAPASPEHGSSLHDELALLVDAGLSPVDALRAATSTAADHFGLADRGRIAPGLRADLVLLDADPTIDIAATRGIRGVWIAGDRVVGDA, from the coding sequence ATGACCACCCTGCTGCGCGGCGTCCGCGTGTTCGACGGCGAGCGGTTCGGCGATCCCGCCGACCTGGCGATCGTCGACGGGAGCATCGCGGACGCCGCGCAGCACGGATCCGGGTCGGAGGTCGCCGCCGGGGGCGGGTTCCTCATCCCGGGCCTCATCGACGCCCACGTCCACCTGGCCGGTCCGCGGACGCAGGAGCTGCTCGCCGCCTCGGGCGTCACCACGGCGCTCGACATGAGCTCGCCGCCGCAGCTGGTGGCGTCGATGCGGGGCCGGGCGGGAGTCGCCGACATCCGCAGCGCCATGCTCGCCCTCACCTCCCCGACGAGCGCGCACGCACGTCGCATGTCGGCGATGCCCGGTGCGTCCGAGACGCATGTCGCCGGCGTCGCGGATGCCGCGGACGCCGTCGCTCGCCGGATCGCGCAGGGCGCCGACTACCTCAAGATCGTCGTCGACCTGCCCGGGTTCGATCGGGAGACCGTCGAGGCCCTCGTCGACGCCGCGCATCGCGCGGGGCTGCGGACCGTGGCCCACGCGTCGCGCTCCGACGCGGTGGACCTGGCCGAGCGCGCCGGCGTCGACGTGCTCACGCACGTCCCGCTCGACCGGGCGATCGATGCTGCGCAGGCGGCGCGACTGGCCGAGTCGGGGCGCGTGGTCGTGCCGACGCTCACGATGATGCGGGCGATCGTCGAGCGTGCGGCCGCGACGGGCGCGCCCGGTCCCAGGTACGATCCCGCACGCGCGTCGGTGCGCACCCTGCACGCGGCGCGCGTCCCCGTCATCGCGGGGACCGACGCGAACGAGACGCCGGCCGCGCCGGCCTCGCCGGAGCACGGCTCGAGCCTCCACGACGAGCTCGCCCTCCTGGTGGACGCGGGCCTCAGCCCCGTGGACGCGCTGCGCGCCGCCACGTCCACGGCCGCCGACCACTTCGGTCTCGCCGACCGCGGCCGCATCGCTCCGGGGCTGCGCGCAGACCTCGTGCTGCTCGACGCCGACCCCACGATCGACATCGCGGCGACGCGCGGCATCCGCGGCGTCTGGATCGCAGGCGACCGCGTCGTGGGCGACGCGTGA
- a CDS encoding NmrA family NAD(P)-binding protein, translated as MILVTAAAGNQGRLLVPKLLRSGASVRGVVQSEASAAGLRALGVQDVVVGDLADPAVQRRAARGVDRIYHVGATLSPGERRMGIGLIDAARAEGVEHFVFSSVLHSIVTDLVQHEIKRDVEEHLLGSGLEFTILQPSNYMLPLKLRPVFAGGDFELSWALERRQSLVDLDDVTDVAVMALNDPARHAAATYELVAPGRWTAHELAAIIADVLDRPVRARRIDADTYAAAWLGDRDPASAAHELRVLRSISARYSASDFVGNANVLTWLLGREPTSFAAFVRREWSAYRESAARDA; from the coding sequence GTGATCCTCGTCACCGCCGCGGCGGGCAACCAGGGTCGACTCCTCGTGCCGAAGCTCCTGCGGTCGGGAGCGTCGGTGCGCGGCGTCGTCCAATCAGAGGCATCCGCCGCAGGCCTGCGCGCACTCGGCGTCCAGGACGTCGTCGTCGGCGACCTCGCCGATCCGGCGGTGCAGCGTCGTGCGGCCCGAGGGGTCGACCGCATCTACCACGTAGGTGCGACCCTCAGCCCCGGCGAGCGGCGCATGGGCATCGGCCTCATCGATGCGGCACGCGCGGAGGGCGTGGAGCACTTCGTGTTCAGCTCGGTGCTGCATTCGATCGTCACCGATCTCGTGCAGCACGAGATCAAGCGCGACGTGGAGGAGCACCTGCTCGGGTCCGGGCTGGAGTTCACGATCCTGCAGCCCTCCAACTACATGCTGCCGCTGAAGCTGCGGCCGGTGTTCGCCGGAGGGGACTTCGAGCTCTCCTGGGCGCTGGAGCGGCGGCAGAGCCTGGTCGACCTCGACGACGTCACGGACGTCGCCGTGATGGCGCTGAACGACCCGGCGCGGCACGCCGCGGCGACGTACGAGCTGGTCGCGCCAGGTCGCTGGACGGCCCATGAACTCGCCGCGATCATCGCCGACGTGCTCGACCGGCCCGTGCGGGCACGACGGATCGACGCCGACACCTACGCGGCGGCATGGCTCGGCGACCGCGACCCCGCGTCGGCAGCGCACGAGCTGCGCGTCCTGCGCTCCATCAGCGCGCGCTACAGCGCGTCCGACTTCGTCGGGAACGCGAACGTGCTCACCTGGCTCCTCGGTCGCGAGCCCACGTCGTTCGCCGCGTTCGTGCGGCGCGAGTGGTCGGCCTATCGCGAGTCCGCGGCCCGGGACGCGTAG